Proteins encoded in a region of the Pocillopora verrucosa isolate sample1 chromosome 11, ASM3666991v2, whole genome shotgun sequence genome:
- the LOC131777907 gene encoding target of rapamycin complex 2 subunit MAPKAP1 isoform X1 encodes MAFIDDPEFVIAHIRHSCVVTDETGMCEQVIINEEFENEKAIKHRKRIIGKYTVDRDSFDFPSYPQSFDIAVSPGISRNSKSQGKGDRSRREKNGEVRCTTVSWKEGQKNAMSEEDLSKVFAKREVKPVKNKPVAVSQLSRQLEESRGKPNNPFLEYSKFEGEAFQGTCTKKLKIFLTMLPEEERAMPMIVTVLGSACVQDLIGLILYKYTNQGLQPPLKNDVKSFCLHMAEDDGEVDTDFPALENKEPITKFFFNCLALVQKDASPAKPTPPKPSAGIIVTVNEPQHGFSRVKVDSMNAKMKQVYEKMVKKRGLRRTAKEYVLEKQTEPGVPISLDATLESMGTMEFCLVRFGRKRNHGEEKEEPNKQFQVYTYYTYRSYRVSMLQKLRTVTEIQLGVSLEKIEIDPVLQPKSAKKFWGKQKFTSIDMENVVACDPVEVKSNGKSVFRIVYFSQNAHEFKHYDFETEADDAGEIVEQVNHIIKSNMSGKRSEYLSSKERKSDKRRSLR; translated from the exons AACAAGTAATTATTAATGAAGAGTTTGAAAATGAGAAAGCTATCAAGCACCGCAAGAGGATCATTGGAAAATACACAGTTGATAG agatTCTTTTGATTTTCCAAGTTATCCTCAATCATTTGACATCGCTGTCAGCCCTGGAATCAGCAGAAACTCCAAGTCACAAGGAAAGGGTGACAGAAGTAGAAGAGAAAA gaaTGGAGAAGTTAGGTGCACAACAGTTTCATGGAAGGAAGGACAGAAGAATGCTATGAGTG aagaaGATCTGTCTAAAGTTTTTGCCAAACGTGAAGTaaaaccagttaaaaataaaccagTGGCAGTTTCTCAGCTCAGCAGACAACTGGAGGAATCCCGTGGTAAACCAAATAATCCATTCCTGGAGTATTCCAAATTTGAAGGAGAG gctttccAAGGAACTTGTACCAAAAAACTCAAGATATTTTTAACTATGCTACCAGAG GAAGAAAGAGCCATGCCAATGATTGTCACAGTGTTAG GAAGTGCCTGTGTACAGGACTTAATTGGACTTATCTTGTACAAGTATACAAACCAGGGATTACAGCCTCCACTCAAG AATGATgtcaaatctttttgtttgcatatGGCTGAGGACGATGGGGAAGTTGACACTGACTTTCCAG CTCTGGAGAACAAGGAGCCcatcacaaaattttttttcaattgtctgGCTTTGGTTCAG AAAGATGCCAGTCCTGCTAAACCAACTCCTCCAAAACCTTCTGCAGGGATCATAGTAACAGT GAATGAGCCCCAGCATGGCTTTTCAAGAGTGAAGGTGGACAGCATGAATGCAAAGATGAAACAAGTCTAtgaaaaaatggtcaaaaaaaGAGGATTGAGAAGaacag CAAAGGAATACGTCTTGGAAAAACAGACAGAGCCAGGAGTTCCCATAAGTCTTGATGCAACTCTAGAAAGTATGGGAACAATGGAATTCTGTCTGGTCAGATTTGGCC GAAAACGAAATCATggggaagaaaaggaagaacCCAATAAACAGTTTCAGGTTTATACATATTATACATACAGG TCATACAGAGTCAGTATGCTGCAGAAGCTGAGGACTGTGACAGAGATACAACTGG GAGTTTCTCTTGAGAAGATAGAGATTGATCCAGTACTACAACCAAAGTCAGCAAAGAAGTTTTGggggaaacaaaaattt aCTTCAATAGATATGGAAAATGTGGTTGCTTGTGACCCAGTTGAGGTGAAGAGTAATGGCAAATCGGTGTTCAGAATAGTTTACTTCAGTCAAAACGCACATGAGTTTAAACATTATGACTTTGAAACTGAGGCTGATGACGCAG gggaAATAGTGGAACAGGTCAATCACATTATCAAGTCCAACATGAGTGGAAAAAGATCAGAATACTTGTCatcaaaagagagaaaatctGATAAAAGAAGATCCTTAAGATGA
- the LOC131777907 gene encoding target of rapamycin complex 2 subunit MAPKAP1 isoform X2 — translation MAFIDDPEFVIAHIRHSCVVTDETGMCEQVIINEEFENEKAIKHRKRIIGKYTVDRDSFDFPSYPQSFDIAVSPGISRNSKSQGKGDRSRREKNGEVRCTTVSWKEGQKNAMSEDLSKVFAKREVKPVKNKPVAVSQLSRQLEESRGKPNNPFLEYSKFEGEAFQGTCTKKLKIFLTMLPEEERAMPMIVTVLGSACVQDLIGLILYKYTNQGLQPPLKNDVKSFCLHMAEDDGEVDTDFPALENKEPITKFFFNCLALVQKDASPAKPTPPKPSAGIIVTVNEPQHGFSRVKVDSMNAKMKQVYEKMVKKRGLRRTAKEYVLEKQTEPGVPISLDATLESMGTMEFCLVRFGRKRNHGEEKEEPNKQFQVYTYYTYRSYRVSMLQKLRTVTEIQLGVSLEKIEIDPVLQPKSAKKFWGKQKFTSIDMENVVACDPVEVKSNGKSVFRIVYFSQNAHEFKHYDFETEADDAGEIVEQVNHIIKSNMSGKRSEYLSSKERKSDKRRSLR, via the exons AACAAGTAATTATTAATGAAGAGTTTGAAAATGAGAAAGCTATCAAGCACCGCAAGAGGATCATTGGAAAATACACAGTTGATAG agatTCTTTTGATTTTCCAAGTTATCCTCAATCATTTGACATCGCTGTCAGCCCTGGAATCAGCAGAAACTCCAAGTCACAAGGAAAGGGTGACAGAAGTAGAAGAGAAAA gaaTGGAGAAGTTAGGTGCACAACAGTTTCATGGAAGGAAGGACAGAAGAATGCTATGAGTG aaGATCTGTCTAAAGTTTTTGCCAAACGTGAAGTaaaaccagttaaaaataaaccagTGGCAGTTTCTCAGCTCAGCAGACAACTGGAGGAATCCCGTGGTAAACCAAATAATCCATTCCTGGAGTATTCCAAATTTGAAGGAGAG gctttccAAGGAACTTGTACCAAAAAACTCAAGATATTTTTAACTATGCTACCAGAG GAAGAAAGAGCCATGCCAATGATTGTCACAGTGTTAG GAAGTGCCTGTGTACAGGACTTAATTGGACTTATCTTGTACAAGTATACAAACCAGGGATTACAGCCTCCACTCAAG AATGATgtcaaatctttttgtttgcatatGGCTGAGGACGATGGGGAAGTTGACACTGACTTTCCAG CTCTGGAGAACAAGGAGCCcatcacaaaattttttttcaattgtctgGCTTTGGTTCAG AAAGATGCCAGTCCTGCTAAACCAACTCCTCCAAAACCTTCTGCAGGGATCATAGTAACAGT GAATGAGCCCCAGCATGGCTTTTCAAGAGTGAAGGTGGACAGCATGAATGCAAAGATGAAACAAGTCTAtgaaaaaatggtcaaaaaaaGAGGATTGAGAAGaacag CAAAGGAATACGTCTTGGAAAAACAGACAGAGCCAGGAGTTCCCATAAGTCTTGATGCAACTCTAGAAAGTATGGGAACAATGGAATTCTGTCTGGTCAGATTTGGCC GAAAACGAAATCATggggaagaaaaggaagaacCCAATAAACAGTTTCAGGTTTATACATATTATACATACAGG TCATACAGAGTCAGTATGCTGCAGAAGCTGAGGACTGTGACAGAGATACAACTGG GAGTTTCTCTTGAGAAGATAGAGATTGATCCAGTACTACAACCAAAGTCAGCAAAGAAGTTTTGggggaaacaaaaattt aCTTCAATAGATATGGAAAATGTGGTTGCTTGTGACCCAGTTGAGGTGAAGAGTAATGGCAAATCGGTGTTCAGAATAGTTTACTTCAGTCAAAACGCACATGAGTTTAAACATTATGACTTTGAAACTGAGGCTGATGACGCAG gggaAATAGTGGAACAGGTCAATCACATTATCAAGTCCAACATGAGTGGAAAAAGATCAGAATACTTGTCatcaaaagagagaaaatctGATAAAAGAAGATCCTTAAGATGA
- the LOC131777908 gene encoding methylglutaconyl-CoA hydratase, mitochondrial-like, whose product MAAMWKIFLRTKNAGIFPVIHDRSKIAACRKFCLPNSSKYSTESATSAAEEFSLRYLDGKHEGIALFVMNRPEAKNAMSKNFLRLFTDALTCVKFDKNVRTVIIKSDAQGIFCAGADLKERAKMAAHEVGPFVSMARAAIMELNNLPMPTIAALDGHALGGGLEMALSCDFRIAASNAKVGLTETRLAIIPGAGGTQRLPRLIGISKAKEMIFAGKMISGTEAEEIGLADYVAEQTETGDAAYQRALVLAEEFLPRGPVAVRMAKLAINKGIQVDLTSSMSFEEGCYAQVIPTKDRLEGLKAFKEKRTPQYTGE is encoded by the exons ATGGCGGCGATGTGGAAAATATTTCTAAGAACTAAAAATGCAGGAATTTTTCCTGTAATCCATGATCGGAGTAAGATCGCTGCCTGCAGAAAGTTTTGTTTGCCAAACAGTTCCAAGTACAGTACAGAAAGTGCGACATCAGCGGCAGAAGAATTCAGCCTTCGGTATTTAGATGGTAAACACGAAG GAATTGCCTTGTTTGTAATGAACAGACCAGAAGCAAAAAATGCCATGAGCAAGAATTTCCTAAGACTG TTTACAGATGCCCTTACTTGTGTGAAGTTTGACAAGAATGTTAGAACTGTCATCATCAAGAGTGATGCGCAAG GTATTTTCTGTGCAGGAGCTGATCTCAAAGAGAGAGCTAAAATGGCAGCACATGAGGTTGGACCATTTGTATCCATGGCTCGTGCAGCAATAATGGAACTAAACAACCTACCAATGCCTACAATTGCTGCTCTTGATGGCCATGCCCTAGGTGGTGGGCTTGAAATGGCCCTGTCATGTGACTTTAGGATTGCTGCTAGTAATGCTAAAGTGGGGCTGACAGAAACACGTTTGGCAATTATTCCTGGTGCAG GAGGGACTCAACGTCTACCAAGGTTAATAGGCATCTCAAAAGCCAAGGAGATGATTTTTGCAGGCAAAATGATCAGTGGCACAGAAGCTGAAGAAATAGGTTTAGCTGATTATGTTGCAGAACAAACTGAAACCGGTGATGCAGCATATCAGAGAGCCCTTGTTCTAGCTGAAGAATTTCTTCCCCGAGGACCTGTTGCTGTGAGAATGGCCAAACTAGCAATTAACAAGGGAATTCAA GTTGACCTCACATCTTCCATGTCATTTGAAGAAGGTTGCTATGCTCAG GTTATACCAACCAAAGACAGACTTGAAGGTCTGAAAGCATTCAAAGAGAAAAGAACACCACAGTACACAGGGgaatga
- the LOC131777922 gene encoding histidine N-acetyltransferase: MEDLEIRLASVADYDAVVELSRATYEDKADEDHDYIPNRFHGWLSERKRAVFVAEMDEKIVGLRSYVVVNGDQSSACDVEKIHPKFRKQGLQIKMIEANREYIRKNYPNVTRELFYAPKKFYTQRQELFADQVLFKQDIIAYHIDLENLDVERLNEVATRLALEVRPCTREEFVEEILSIAFKIFPSEVFTLDGMALEASRANTGAMVRDGDRFLVDHNEDDSEPFKSYSHGRISPRNKSLHWECCVYTRSHFLFQVHLLGQVRCASEVLADHKNTVIVIHFLSDSRLVSYGRKLLEGLLGFKPCDRLNMKQEYVHKESLG, from the coding sequence ATGGAAGACTTGGAAATCCGCCTCGCTTCTGTAGCTGACTACGATGCCGTAGTCGAGCTCTCCCGTGCAACTTACGAGGATAAAGCGGACGAAGATCACGACTATATTCCTAACAGATTTCACGGTTGGCTTTCGGAACGCAAACGAGCTGTCTTCGTCGCAGAAATGGATGAAAAAATCGTTGGACTACGGAGTTATGTGGTTGTCAATGGTGACCAAAGCTCTGCATGCGATGTAGAAAAAATTCACCCTAAATTCCGAAAACAAGGGCTTCAAATTAAAATGATCGAGGCGAACCGAGAGTATATCCGTAAAAACTACCCGAATGTGACCCGAGAGCTCTTCTACGCGCCGAAGAAGTTCTACACCCAGCGACAAGAGCTGTTCGCTGATCAAGTTCTTTTCAAGCAAGACATAATTGCCTATCATATCGACCTGGAAAATCTCGATGTGGAGAGGCTCAACGAAGTTGCTACCCGCCTTGCACTAGAGGTCAGACCTTGTACAAGGGAAGAATTTGTAGAAGAGATCTTATCGATTGCGTTTAAGATTTTTCCGAGCGAGGTCTTCACCCTCGATGGAATGGCGTTAGAGGCTTCGCGAGCCAACACAGGCGCAATGGTCAGAGACGGAGATAGATTTTTGGTCGATCACAATGAGGATGATTCTGAGCCTTTCAAGTCCTACAGTCACGGAAGGATTTCACCGAGAAATAAGTCGCTCCATTGGGAATGCTGTGTCTACACCAGGAGTCACTTCCTGTTTCAAGTGCATCTATTGGGGCAAGTCAGATGCGCAAGCGAGGTTCTGGCCGACCACAAGAACACCGTGATAGTGATTCATTTCCTATCCGATAGCCGGCTGGTTTCTTACGGCAGGAAACTCCTAGAGGGTCTCTTAGGCTTCAAGCCCTGTGATCGACTCAACATGAAACAGGAGTACGTGCACAAGGAATCACTGGGATAA